The proteins below are encoded in one region of Desulfobacterales bacterium:
- a CDS encoding RlmE family RNA methyltransferase has translation MKRRNPKSRQQPDYYAKRARQEKFPARSVYKLQEIQKKYRLIQKGHKVLDLGCAPGSWLKYAADLTGGKGLVVGIDLKPVTEKLPAYVRVLEEDVMALAEAPEKCGELSESGFDVVLSDMAPATTGKKDVDAARSYNLSRAALGIAEGVLPKGGVFVCKIFQGPDFEEFIAAVKKRFEACRIYKPQSTRKESKETYVVGISRK, from the coding sequence ATGAAACGCCGCAACCCCAAATCCCGACAACAGCCTGATTATTATGCGAAACGGGCCAGGCAGGAGAAGTTTCCGGCCCGGTCCGTATATAAGCTGCAGGAGATACAGAAAAAATACCGCCTGATCCAAAAAGGGCACAAAGTCCTGGACTTGGGGTGCGCGCCGGGCTCATGGCTGAAATATGCCGCGGATCTGACCGGCGGCAAGGGCCTGGTGGTGGGCATAGACCTCAAGCCGGTGACCGAGAAGCTGCCGGCATATGTCCGGGTGCTGGAAGAAGATGTCATGGCCCTGGCCGAGGCGCCGGAGAAATGCGGCGAGCTTTCAGAAAGCGGCTTTGATGTGGTCTTAAGCGATATGGCGCCCGCCACCACGGGTAAAAAAGACGTGGATGCGGCCCGATCCTATAACTTAAGCCGGGCCGCACTTGGCATTGCCGAGGGTGTTTTGCCCAAAGGCGGCGTGTTTGTCTGTAAAATATTTCAGGGCCCGGATTTTGAGGAATTTATCGCAGCGGTAAAGAAAAGGTTTGAGGCGTGCCGGATATACAAGCCGCAGAGCACGCGCAAAGAGAGTAAAGAAACATATGTTGTCGGCATCAGCCGAAAATAG
- a CDS encoding YebC/PmpR family DNA-binding transcriptional regulator, whose product MAGHSKWANIKHRKGAEDAKRGKIFTKLTKEIIVAARMGGGDPNANPRLRAAIQSAKSNNLPKDKVERAIKKGTGELEGVNYEETNYEGYGPGGAAVLVESMTDNKNRAVSEIRHIFSKHGGKLGENGCVDWMFDKKGWIAVNKSNTDEETLMTVALDAGAEDIREEDQHNYEIIAPPDAFENVKAALTEAEIPYENDEVTMLPQSYINLAGKEAEQMYRLMDALDDNDDVQKVYTNADIPEEVIAEMQ is encoded by the coding sequence ATGGCAGGACACAGTAAATGGGCAAATATCAAGCATCGCAAAGGCGCGGAGGATGCCAAACGCGGCAAGATCTTCACCAAGCTCACCAAGGAGATCATTGTGGCCGCCCGCATGGGCGGCGGAGATCCGAATGCCAATCCGAGGCTTCGCGCGGCGATACAGAGCGCCAAGAGCAACAACCTGCCAAAGGATAAAGTGGAGCGCGCGATCAAAAAGGGTACCGGTGAACTCGAGGGGGTTAATTACGAGGAGACCAATTACGAGGGCTACGGCCCCGGCGGTGCGGCGGTTTTGGTGGAATCCATGACAGACAATAAAAACCGGGCCGTCTCAGAAATCCGGCATATTTTCAGCAAGCACGGCGGTAAACTCGGGGAGAATGGCTGCGTGGACTGGATGTTTGATAAAAAGGGCTGGATTGCGGTCAATAAATCCAATACGGATGAGGAAACTCTCATGACCGTGGCCCTGGATGCCGGGGCTGAGGATATCCGCGAAGAGGATCAGCATAACTATGAAATCATCGCCCCGCCGGATGCGTTCGAAAATGTCAAGGCGGCATTAACCGAGGCGGAAATCCCCTACGAGAATGACGAGGTCACCATGCTCCCCCAGTCCTATATTAATCTTGCCGGCAAGGAGGCCGAACAGATGTATCGGCTGATGGATGCCCTGGACGATAATGATGACGTGCAGAAGGTGTATACCAATGCGGATATACCCGAGGAAGTGATCGCAGAAATGCAGTGA
- the nadA gene encoding quinolinate synthase NadA, with the protein MQEELTDTISRLKTERNAIILAHNYQPPEIQDIADLCGDSLELSIKASQTAADVIVFCGVQFMAETASILCPDKTVLLPDKTAGCPMADMITPQQLSARIKESPDIPVVTYVNSSAAVKAMSTICCTSANSVKVANSLISQEILMVPDRNLARYTATKTDKTIYAWDGYCPYHDRLTPEEVTRRRQEFPDALFMAHPECRTAVLEIADAVASTSGMLKFATESDAQTLIVGTEAGLIYPLKKACPDKTFVAASEAMVCPDMKKIGLADVAESLEHLTGEVKVPDHIREPALGAVQKMIEL; encoded by the coding sequence ATGCAGGAAGAACTCACTGACACCATCAGCCGGCTCAAAACAGAGAGAAACGCTATTATTCTGGCCCACAATTACCAGCCGCCGGAAATTCAGGATATCGCCGATCTTTGCGGGGATTCTTTGGAGCTAAGCATCAAAGCCTCCCAGACGGCGGCGGATGTGATTGTCTTCTGCGGCGTGCAGTTCATGGCTGAGACCGCATCCATCCTATGTCCGGACAAAACCGTGCTTTTGCCCGACAAAACCGCCGGCTGCCCCATGGCGGACATGATCACCCCGCAGCAGCTCTCCGCCCGGATCAAGGAATCCCCGGATATCCCCGTGGTCACCTATGTCAATTCCAGTGCCGCGGTTAAAGCCATGTCCACCATCTGCTGCACCTCCGCCAATTCCGTAAAGGTGGCAAACAGCCTCATATCCCAGGAGATTCTCATGGTGCCGGACCGGAACCTGGCCCGGTACACGGCCACAAAAACCGATAAAACCATTTATGCCTGGGACGGCTACTGCCCGTATCACGACCGTCTGACGCCTGAAGAAGTCACCCGGCGGCGGCAGGAATTTCCGGATGCGCTCTTCATGGCCCATCCGGAATGCCGGACCGCAGTTTTGGAAATCGCCGATGCGGTGGCCAGCACGTCAGGCATGCTCAAATTTGCAACAGAATCAGATGCGCAGACCCTTATCGTGGGCACGGAAGCGGGCCTGATCTATCCGCTCAAAAAGGCGTGCCCGGATAAAACCTTTGTGGCAGCCTCTGAGGCAATGGTATGCCCGGACATGAAAAAAATCGGACTGGCGGATGTGGCGGAGAGCCTTGAGCATCTGACCGGCGAGGTCAAAGTGCCCGATCATATTCGGGAACCAGCGCTTGGCGCAGTTCAGAAAATGATCGAGCTGTAG
- a CDS encoding outer membrane lipoprotein carrier protein LolA — protein sequence MRFLAYAALCGLFILACAVPGICQSGASSEDSLSKEEIIAKLESRYGGADIQAEFTQESTLAAMDITDTATGRVWFKHPGMMRWEYETPDQHAIVTDGETLWIHRPADNQVIVGDALTYFGNGKGASFLSNIELVKEEFTAEKAADPKPGYITLKLIPRQKELEISKIFLNIDPETFIVEGVTTKNAYGDETRINFKNIRFKEGISTEKFQFEIPKGADVVTMEQ from the coding sequence ATGCGATTTTTGGCCTATGCGGCGCTTTGCGGACTCTTCATACTTGCATGCGCTGTCCCCGGGATTTGTCAATCCGGGGCATCTTCAGAAGACAGCCTGTCCAAAGAGGAAATTATTGCCAAACTGGAATCCCGGTATGGCGGGGCGGACATACAGGCCGAATTCACCCAGGAATCAACCCTTGCCGCCATGGATATAACGGACACCGCCACCGGGCGGGTGTGGTTCAAACATCCGGGCATGATGCGCTGGGAATATGAAACCCCGGATCAGCATGCCATTGTTACGGATGGCGAAACCTTATGGATTCACCGGCCCGCGGACAACCAGGTCATTGTGGGCGATGCCCTCACCTATTTCGGAAACGGCAAAGGCGCCAGCTTCCTTTCCAATATCGAACTGGTCAAGGAAGAATTTACCGCCGAAAAAGCGGCAGACCCGAAGCCCGGATATATCACCCTGAAGCTCATTCCGCGCCAAAAGGAACTGGAGATCTCCAAAATTTTCCTAAACATTGATCCGGAAACCTTTATTGTGGAAGGCGTGACAACAAAAAATGCCTATGGGGATGAGACCCGGATCAATTTTAAAAACATCCGCTTCAAAGAGGGGATCAGCACTGAAAAATTTCAGTTTGAAATTCCCAAGGGCGCGGATGTGGTGACGATGGAACAATAA
- a CDS encoding 3-hydroxyacyl-CoA dehydrogenase/enoyl-CoA hydratase family protein: MRRIEKAAVIGSGIMGGGIAALLASAGIPTVLLDIVPFDLKEEEKNDPKARNRIVQGGLDAAIKAKPPLFMNPKKDVDLITIGNLDDDLDKIKDCDWIVEVVVEKLEIKQNLFKKVDNIRKKGSVVSSNTSGIPLQQMSKDLSEDMRQHFLGTHFFNPVRYMHLLEIIPGPETLPEVLNFMADFGEKFLGKGIVWAKDTPNFIGNRIGVQNIGKAMQAMLEHGLAIPEVDAIFGPPMGRPKTAVFKTSDMVGLDTMKHVADNCYNMCPDDEMRETMAMPDFVKTMVEEKNLLGNKTKAGFYTKELTPEWKQIRKVINPQTLEYEEYGKADFPCLQEAKKKESLPEKMRAIVYGDDKAAKYAWDVVSNGLIYSANRIPEISDTLVDIDNAMKWGYNWELGPFETWDAIGVKESVEKMEADGLTVPGNVREMLNSGATSFYKLDGGQRMFFDFGSNSYKPVPMSDKQIILADLRANNKVVKSVASCSLIDLGDGVFNLEFHSKMNAINNEMVEFMAEAGEYVKENGVGMVIGNQASGMPAPFSAGGDLSYMLSCAKAGNFDEIDKFIRTVHKGIMGTKYAPFPVVAAPFGLALGGGCEVCMSADRMVANADLFMGLVEIGAGLVPGGCGMIHLWRNYIESKPDIANLTDFAGYFIQAFMCVAQAKVSNSAADARNKGYLRPTDRIVFNKDNLIGEAKKEVLKMVDDGYVPPRRVKRPVFGREAHGMLWSEMLNMSIGGYITPHMEAIAKKAAYCMSGGDVPQGTMVSEEHLMDLEREAFVELWKTENTQKMAEHMMTTGKPLML, encoded by the coding sequence ATGAGAAGAATTGAAAAGGCGGCTGTAATCGGTTCCGGTATTATGGGTGGCGGAATTGCCGCCCTGCTTGCCAGTGCCGGAATCCCCACAGTTCTTTTGGATATTGTTCCCTTCGATTTGAAAGAAGAGGAAAAAAATGATCCAAAAGCCAGAAACCGAATCGTCCAGGGCGGGCTGGATGCGGCTATAAAAGCCAAGCCCCCCCTGTTCATGAATCCGAAAAAGGATGTGGATCTTATCACCATCGGCAACTTAGACGATGATCTGGACAAGATCAAGGATTGCGACTGGATCGTTGAGGTTGTGGTAGAAAAACTGGAAATCAAGCAGAATCTGTTTAAAAAGGTCGATAATATCCGCAAGAAAGGCTCGGTTGTTAGCTCAAACACATCCGGCATTCCGCTGCAGCAGATGTCCAAGGATTTAAGCGAGGACATGCGCCAGCATTTTCTGGGCACCCACTTTTTCAACCCCGTCCGCTACATGCACCTGTTGGAGATCATCCCCGGGCCTGAGACCCTGCCCGAGGTCCTCAACTTCATGGCGGATTTTGGCGAAAAATTCCTGGGCAAAGGCATTGTCTGGGCCAAAGATACCCCCAACTTTATCGGCAACCGCATCGGTGTTCAAAATATCGGCAAAGCCATGCAGGCCATGCTGGAGCACGGGTTGGCCATTCCGGAAGTTGACGCCATTTTCGGTCCGCCCATGGGCCGGCCCAAAACCGCGGTTTTTAAGACGTCTGATATGGTCGGACTGGATACCATGAAGCATGTGGCGGATAACTGCTACAACATGTGCCCGGATGACGAAATGCGGGAAACCATGGCAATGCCCGATTTCGTCAAAACCATGGTTGAAGAGAAAAACCTGCTTGGCAACAAAACCAAGGCGGGCTTTTATACCAAGGAACTGACCCCGGAATGGAAGCAGATCCGCAAGGTCATCAATCCCCAGACCCTTGAATACGAAGAATACGGCAAAGCCGATTTCCCCTGCCTTCAGGAAGCCAAGAAAAAAGAGTCGCTTCCCGAAAAAATGCGGGCCATTGTCTACGGCGATGACAAGGCTGCTAAATATGCATGGGACGTGGTTTCAAACGGCCTGATTTACTCAGCCAACCGGATTCCCGAAATATCCGATACGCTGGTTGACATCGATAATGCCATGAAATGGGGCTATAATTGGGAACTCGGCCCTTTTGAAACCTGGGATGCCATCGGGGTCAAGGAATCGGTCGAAAAAATGGAGGCCGACGGCCTGACCGTTCCCGGCAATGTCAGGGAAATGCTGAATTCCGGAGCTACCAGTTTCTATAAGCTGGATGGCGGCCAGCGGATGTTCTTTGATTTCGGGTCAAACAGCTACAAACCGGTCCCGATGAGTGATAAGCAGATCATCCTGGCCGATCTCAGGGCCAACAACAAGGTGGTCAAGTCGGTCGCCTCCTGCTCGCTGATTGATTTGGGCGACGGGGTTTTTAACCTGGAATTCCATTCCAAGATGAATGCCATCAACAATGAGATGGTGGAATTCATGGCTGAGGCCGGCGAATATGTCAAAGAAAACGGTGTCGGCATGGTAATCGGCAACCAGGCATCCGGCATGCCCGCCCCCTTCTCTGCGGGCGGTGATCTTTCCTACATGCTGAGCTGCGCCAAGGCCGGCAATTTTGATGAAATTGACAAATTCATCCGCACCGTCCATAAAGGGATCATGGGCACCAAGTATGCGCCGTTTCCGGTTGTGGCCGCCCCGTTCGGCCTGGCTTTGGGCGGCGGCTGCGAAGTCTGCATGTCAGCCGATAGAATGGTCGCCAATGCGGATCTTTTCATGGGCCTGGTTGAAATCGGCGCCGGGCTGGTGCCGGGCGGCTGCGGCATGATCCATCTGTGGCGCAATTATATTGAATCCAAGCCGGATATCGCTAATTTGACGGATTTCGCCGGATATTTTATCCAGGCATTCATGTGTGTGGCCCAGGCGAAAGTCTCCAATTCGGCAGCGGATGCCCGCAACAAGGGTTACCTCCGCCCCACCGACCGGATCGTGTTCAACAAGGATAACCTGATCGGTGAGGCCAAGAAAGAGGTCTTGAAGATGGTAGATGACGGCTATGTCCCGCCAAGAAGGGTTAAACGACCGGTATTCGGCCGGGAAGCCCATGGCATGCTTTGGTCAGAAATGTTGAACATGAGCATCGGTGGCTACATTACCCCGCACATGGAAGCCATCGCCAAAAAAGCCGCCTACTGCATGTCCGGCGGTGATGTGCCCCAGGGAACCATGGTCAGTGAAGAGCATCTGATGGACCTGGAGCGCGAGGCCTTTGTGGAGCTCTGGAAAACAGAGAACACCCAGAAAATGGCCGAGCATATGATGACAACCGGCAAGCCCTTGATGCTGTAA
- a CDS encoding thiolase family protein: MTEAYIVTSLRTPGCRRKKGAFAQTRPEDLMKTVLNAVMEKTPNVEKKDVEDLMIGCAFPEAEQGLNIGRVIAQMAGFPDSACGATVNRFCSSGLESIALQAMRIKSGWCDVAIGGGIESMSIVPMGGNMPRPHPQWAKENPDVYMSMGATAENVANRYNITREMQDEFGYHSQMKAANAKKNGLYKEIVPTPAVKFVEKEDGSWEEKTWLQDFDDGIREATTMEGMAKLKPAFAANGSVTAANSSQTTDGAAATLIMSEEAVKKFDVKPIAKIKYYTVAGVRADEMGVGPAYAIPKVLDMAGMKVDDIGIFEVNEAFASQAIYCLQQLGMYDKKELWSSDSDKRIVNVNGGAIALGHPLGCTGAKLCAQLMNEMKERGAKYGIESMCIGGGMGAAALFELCD, encoded by the coding sequence ATGACAGAAGCATATATTGTAACCTCGCTGAGGACACCCGGCTGCCGGCGGAAAAAAGGGGCGTTTGCCCAGACCCGGCCGGAAGATCTTATGAAAACGGTTCTGAATGCCGTTATGGAAAAGACGCCGAATGTGGAGAAAAAGGACGTTGAAGACTTGATGATCGGCTGCGCCTTCCCGGAGGCGGAACAGGGCTTGAACATCGGCCGTGTTATTGCCCAGATGGCCGGCTTCCCGGATTCTGCCTGCGGTGCCACCGTGAACCGGTTCTGCTCTTCCGGCCTTGAATCCATTGCACTGCAGGCCATGCGGATTAAATCCGGCTGGTGTGATGTGGCCATTGGCGGCGGCATTGAATCCATGTCCATCGTCCCCATGGGCGGCAACATGCCCCGCCCGCATCCGCAATGGGCCAAGGAAAATCCGGATGTCTACATGTCCATGGGCGCCACTGCCGAAAACGTGGCCAACCGCTATAACATCACCCGGGAGATGCAGGATGAATTCGGCTATCATTCCCAGATGAAGGCGGCAAATGCCAAGAAAAACGGCCTCTACAAGGAAATCGTTCCCACCCCGGCGGTCAAGTTCGTGGAAAAAGAAGACGGCTCCTGGGAAGAAAAAACCTGGCTGCAGGATTTTGACGACGGTATCCGGGAGGCCACGACCATGGAGGGCATGGCCAAGCTGAAACCCGCATTTGCGGCTAACGGCTCGGTCACCGCTGCCAACTCTTCGCAGACCACGGACGGTGCGGCCGCCACATTGATCATGAGCGAAGAGGCGGTCAAAAAATTTGATGTCAAGCCGATTGCCAAGATCAAATATTACACGGTGGCCGGTGTCCGGGCCGATGAAATGGGCGTGGGACCGGCCTATGCCATCCCGAAAGTCCTTGACATGGCGGGGATGAAGGTGGATGATATCGGCATCTTCGAGGTAAACGAAGCGTTTGCCTCGCAGGCCATTTACTGCCTGCAGCAGCTCGGCATGTATGACAAAAAAGAACTGTGGAGCTCAGACAGCGACAAGCGCATCGTTAACGTAAACGGCGGCGCCATCGCCCTGGGCCACCCCCTGGGCTGCACCGGTGCTAAGCTGTGCGCCCAGCTGATGAATGAAATGAAAGAGCGCGGCGCCAAATACGGCATCGAGTCTATGTGCATCGGCGGCGGAATGGGCGCAGCCGCACTTTTTGAATTGTGTGACTAA
- a CDS encoding universal stress protein, whose translation MRKKKAHPEKPKTQKPFDMGTHMPTNANYPQLEPVRNLLVCLDLTAIDTHLISYAAFMARMLPAAKATFFHAIQAHDLPDRGKRSFPDIETELNSIIREEMHNSVDSHFEEECQWDIATQVGYEDASREIVDYIKKNEIDLTLIGQKYGENRQARYSRKIAAEASSDLLFVPQYAAKSIDPILCAIDFSSQSVRAFERTLDMSRTWGVKMNCYFVCDPTRAYFPATTERSASHYQQQAKRAYEQFLKDYELSPADIPCRIETGHELTSEAENIYQAAIDDNARLIVLGAQGDTANVTSLLGNLSESFRLMEKEIPVMVLKNPPRKKFFQFWK comes from the coding sequence ATGCGGAAGAAAAAGGCGCATCCGGAGAAACCGAAAACCCAGAAACCTTTTGATATGGGTACCCATATGCCGACTAACGCCAATTACCCCCAATTAGAGCCGGTTCGCAACCTACTGGTATGCCTGGATCTGACCGCCATTGACACGCATTTGATTTCCTATGCCGCGTTCATGGCCCGGATGCTGCCGGCAGCCAAGGCCACATTTTTTCATGCCATTCAGGCCCATGATCTGCCGGACCGCGGCAAGCGGAGTTTCCCGGACATAGAAACCGAGCTCAATTCGATCATTCGCGAGGAAATGCACAACTCCGTGGACAGCCATTTTGAGGAAGAGTGCCAGTGGGATATCGCCACCCAGGTTGGCTATGAGGATGCGTCCCGGGAAATCGTCGATTACATCAAAAAAAATGAAATTGACCTGACGCTTATCGGCCAGAAATACGGGGAAAACCGCCAGGCGCGATACAGCCGCAAAATCGCGGCAGAGGCGTCCAGCGACCTCCTGTTCGTCCCCCAATACGCAGCAAAAAGCATTGATCCGATTCTGTGCGCCATTGATTTTTCATCCCAATCCGTGCGGGCATTTGAGCGGACTCTGGATATGTCGCGGACCTGGGGAGTTAAGATGAACTGCTATTTTGTGTGCGACCCCACCCGGGCTTATTTCCCGGCCACCACGGAACGAAGCGCCAGCCATTATCAGCAGCAGGCCAAAAGGGCCTATGAACAGTTTCTCAAGGATTATGAGCTCTCGCCGGCGGATATTCCCTGCCGGATCGAGACCGGTCATGAGCTGACCAGCGAGGCGGAAAATATCTACCAGGCGGCCATAGACGATAACGCCCGGCTCATCGTGCTCGGTGCCCAGGGCGATACCGCCAACGTGACCTCGCTATTGGGCAACCTTTCGGAATCCTTCCGGCTGATGGAAAAAGAGATCCCGGTGATGGTGCTTAAAAATCCGCCCCGGAAAAAATTTTTCCAGTTCTGGAAGTAA
- a CDS encoding BCCT family transporter, with protein sequence MTDKTTTSGSTPQPVSSHRYFDIHPPVFWPAAILTALFIAVTLLVGEPMETVFSAMQSFISNNFSWFFVITVNLYLFIMIFIAFSRLGSIRLGGKNAVPDFSRFSWFSMLFSAGMGIGILFWSVAEPIYHFMEPPYGGGSAIDAAKIAMKTTFLHWGLHPWGIYALVGMALAFFAFNRKLPLAIRSVFYPLLGDRVYGIWGDVIDVLAVLATLFGLATSLGFGVQQVNAGLNHLFGIPDNTGIQVVLVAVITFAATLSVVSGIDKGVKRLSQMNINLGAILLVFLLLLGPSVLILDSFVQNLGVYLGDFFNTSFWTESYRDSNWQNSWTVFYWAWWISWSPFVGMFIARISKGRTVREFVLSVLIIPSLLTFLWITAFGGSAIYIEMENMGSIAGPVKENVAVAIYYLLEQFPFSQITNFAAIVLVISFFVTSSDSGSLVVDAFTSGGKLNSPVGQRVFWATMEGAVAAVLLIGGGLSALQTASITTGLPFAVLLLIMGYSLWKGLNNEYEAEQLRARTVERESYQELIHRLLYEKEARNAEEKGASGETENPETF encoded by the coding sequence ATGACAGATAAAACAACGACTTCCGGGAGCACCCCGCAACCAGTCAGCAGCCACCGCTATTTTGACATCCATCCGCCGGTTTTCTGGCCCGCCGCCATTCTCACCGCGCTTTTTATCGCGGTCACCCTTCTGGTGGGCGAGCCGATGGAAACCGTGTTTTCCGCCATGCAAAGCTTTATATCCAATAACTTCAGCTGGTTTTTCGTCATCACGGTCAACCTCTACCTGTTTATTATGATATTTATCGCCTTCAGCCGGCTGGGCTCCATCCGTCTGGGCGGCAAAAACGCGGTACCGGATTTTTCAAGATTTTCCTGGTTTTCCATGCTGTTTAGCGCCGGCATGGGCATCGGGATTCTCTTCTGGAGCGTGGCCGAGCCGATCTATCACTTTATGGAGCCCCCCTATGGGGGCGGTTCTGCAATTGATGCCGCAAAAATCGCCATGAAAACCACGTTTCTGCACTGGGGGCTGCATCCCTGGGGCATTTATGCGCTGGTGGGGATGGCCCTGGCATTTTTCGCCTTTAACCGGAAACTCCCGCTGGCCATCCGGTCCGTTTTCTACCCGCTGCTGGGCGACAGGGTGTATGGCATTTGGGGGGATGTGATCGATGTGCTGGCGGTGCTGGCCACACTTTTCGGCCTGGCCACATCTCTGGGCTTCGGCGTCCAGCAGGTCAATGCCGGGCTGAATCATTTGTTCGGCATTCCGGACAATACCGGCATTCAGGTGGTGCTGGTGGCAGTGATCACCTTTGCCGCCACCCTCTCCGTGGTCTCCGGAATCGACAAAGGAGTGAAACGCTTAAGCCAAATGAACATCAATCTGGGCGCCATCCTGCTGGTCTTTCTGCTGCTCCTGGGGCCAAGCGTGCTGATTCTGGATTCTTTTGTCCAGAATTTAGGGGTTTATCTGGGGGATTTTTTCAACACCAGCTTCTGGACGGAAAGCTATCGGGACAGCAACTGGCAAAACAGCTGGACGGTATTCTACTGGGCCTGGTGGATTTCCTGGTCGCCGTTTGTGGGCATGTTTATCGCCCGGATCTCCAAGGGCCGAACCGTTCGTGAATTCGTACTAAGCGTGCTGATCATCCCGTCGCTGCTGACATTTCTATGGATCACAGCATTCGGCGGATCGGCCATTTATATCGAGATGGAGAACATGGGCAGCATCGCCGGGCCGGTCAAGGAAAATGTGGCCGTGGCGATTTACTATCTGTTAGAGCAGTTTCCGTTTTCCCAGATCACCAACTTTGCCGCTATTGTGCTGGTCATCAGCTTTTTCGTCACATCCTCGGATTCCGGCTCGCTGGTGGTGGATGCCTTTACCTCGGGCGGAAAACTCAACTCGCCGGTGGGCCAGCGGGTCTTCTGGGCGACAATGGAAGGGGCGGTGGCGGCCGTACTTTTGATCGGCGGCGGCTTGAGCGCCCTGCAGACCGCCTCCATCACCACGGGATTGCCTTTTGCCGTATTATTGCTCATAATGGGGTATAGCCTCTGGAAAGGCCTCAATAACGAGTATGAGGCGGAACAGCTGCGGGCCAGGACAGTCGAAAGGGAATCCTATCAGGAGCTGATCCATCGGCTGCTCTATGAAAAGGAGGCCCGGAATGCGGAAGAAAAAGGCGCATCCGGAGAAACCGAAAACCCAGAAACCTTTTGA